From the Candidatus Saccharimonadales bacterium genome, one window contains:
- a CDS encoding R3H domain-containing nucleic acid-binding protein: MMGDPITYAKQYLEDLLTFFGLNVDVQASHEDEVIELSIPSTHLNGFLIGQRGETLRSIQFLVSSALKNQEFDLNRVNVDVADYKRHRRERLARQAEQWIEEVKTSGQAMPLSPMNAADRRVVHKTVSDYGGVESESDGEGRDRHVVIKPTSNDSTAGPDATEKSED, from the coding sequence ATGATGGGTGATCCAATAACCTACGCCAAACAGTATCTAGAGGACTTACTCACCTTTTTTGGATTGAATGTCGACGTCCAAGCTAGCCATGAGGACGAGGTGATTGAGTTGTCCATACCCTCAACCCACCTCAACGGTTTTTTGATCGGACAACGAGGCGAGACCCTGCGCTCGATCCAGTTCTTGGTGTCTTCGGCGCTCAAGAACCAGGAGTTTGATTTAAATCGGGTTAACGTTGACGTGGCCGATTACAAACGCCACCGTCGTGAACGACTGGCTCGCCAAGCGGAGCAGTGGATCGAGGAAGTTAAGACTAGCGGGCAGGCCATGCCCTTAAGCCCGATGAACGCAGCTGATCGGCGGGTGGTGCATAAAACCGTATCAGATTACGGCGGGGTAGAAAGCGAGTCTGACGGCGAAGGCCGCGACCGTCATGTAGTCATCAAGCCAACCAGTAACGACTCTACCGCGGGACCCGACGCAACGGAAAAATCCGAAGACTGA
- a CDS encoding YidC/Oxa1 family membrane protein insertase, translating to MFETLIVQPIFNLLAFIYAIIPGHDFGLSVIIFTIVIRLALWPLLKKQLHQTRIMRGLQPDIKKIKSKTKGDKQREAQLLMELYKERGVNPFGSIGILFVQLPILIGLFQGLRRLAENKDTIIDLTYGWVQNIGWLKDVKLDISNFDERLFSLVDLTRSGFGELGTYWPVLSLAALAGLLQFYQSRQLMPKSDDARSLRQILKSEAGGQRADQAEINAAVGRNARYLFPLLTFIFASSVPGALALYWASGSAVALIQQRRVLSTDVEEMEQQVVAKPKSKRSKK from the coding sequence ATGTTTGAAACGCTAATCGTACAACCGATATTTAATCTATTGGCGTTTATTTACGCCATTATTCCTGGCCATGATTTTGGCCTGAGCGTCATTATTTTTACGATTGTAATTCGCCTAGCGCTTTGGCCGTTGCTAAAAAAGCAGCTGCACCAGACCCGCATCATGCGCGGCCTCCAGCCCGACATAAAAAAAATCAAGAGCAAAACCAAGGGTGACAAGCAGCGCGAAGCCCAGCTTTTAATGGAGTTGTATAAAGAGCGAGGTGTCAATCCATTTGGCTCGATCGGCATTTTGTTTGTCCAACTGCCCATACTGATTGGGCTCTTCCAGGGGCTGCGACGGCTGGCGGAGAACAAGGACACCATAATCGATCTGACCTACGGCTGGGTGCAAAACATCGGTTGGCTGAAAGATGTCAAACTGGATATCTCAAACTTCGATGAGCGGCTGTTTAGCTTGGTTGATCTTACTCGCAGCGGCTTCGGCGAGCTCGGTACTTACTGGCCCGTTTTATCACTGGCTGCCCTAGCTGGGCTTCTGCAGTTTTACCAGTCCCGCCAGTTGATGCCCAAATCAGACGATGCCCGCAGCTTGCGGCAGATACTCAAATCTGAAGCTGGCGGCCAGCGAGCCGATCAAGCGGAGATAAATGCCGCTGTCGGCCGTAACGCTCGCTATCTATTCCCGTTGTTGACTTTTATCTTTGCTAGTTCGGTGCCCGGCGCCCTGGCGCTGTATTGGGCCAGCGGCAGTGCCGTGGCTTTAATTCAACAGCGTCGGGTCTTATCGACCGACGTCGAGGAAATGGAACAGCAGGTGGTGGCCAAACCAAAGTCAAAAAGGTCTAAAAAATGA
- the rnpA gene encoding ribonuclease P protein component, translating into MINRRHRLSDRRDLAVVYRRGRSVRAGPLSVRFLPNDTKHNRLAVIVSKKTAKSAPARNRIRRRLFSTMAKLWPEPTNGHDLIVSVFSSDLAKVEQAELERLVADSLAKAGLKPAKNAD; encoded by the coding sequence ATGATCAACCGCCGCCATCGCTTGAGTGACAGGCGTGATCTGGCAGTCGTCTATCGCCGCGGCCGCAGTGTCCGCGCGGGTCCGCTGTCTGTCCGGTTCCTACCAAATGACACTAAGCACAATCGACTGGCGGTAATCGTCAGCAAGAAAACGGCCAAATCCGCTCCGGCCCGCAATCGTATCCGGCGCCGGCTATTTTCTACCATGGCAAAACTCTGGCCTGAACCCACCAATGGCCACGATCTAATCGTTTCGGTCTTCTCGTCTGACCTAGCTAAAGTCGAGCAAGCCGAGCTGGAGCGCTTAGTGGCAGACTCGCTCGCTAAAGCTGGTCTAAAACCCGCCAAAAATGCCGACTGA